A portion of the Cryptomeria japonica chromosome 5, Sugi_1.0, whole genome shotgun sequence genome contains these proteins:
- the LOC131876046 gene encoding disease resistance protein RPV1-like: MAKNGIGIRGIKVSSAEEFGDCASQAEQNVNATRGIWSLVPSRLGLKFIVAHGCNLNQWAGKSSITNSTQKLRVLELYERGSQTSIQLRELWVSESEYAPLQLREIVISHCRQFQGFPDSTGHLKQLRKEILDSAGWMESLPEEFCILHLLEHLDLRQCNGLSSLPSSMGNLRNLRHLNLWGCEKLQRLPDSCKDLMLLQHLNLCGRSNVTFNSDIMENMSKLEELPIKINQLSKLRKLSIGGASLTSLPASLGDLSSLTTLRITSSGLECLPDSLGRLNLLETLQIEYSKVKYLPESINQLINLESLWNCGYLVVQLVN; this comes from the exons ATGGCAAAG AATGGAATAGGCATTCGAGGAATAAAGGTCAGCTCTGCGGAGGAGTTTGGTGATTGTGCGTCGCAAGCGGAACAAAATGTTAACGCTACCAGAGGAATTTGGAGCCTGGTGCCTTCTAGACTTGGACTGAAATTTATTGTGGCTCATGGTTGTAACTTAAATCAG TGGGCAGGCAAATCTTCAATCACTAATTCCACTCAAAAATTGAGGGTTTTAGAACTCTATGAACGTGGGAGTCAGACAAGCATTCAATTACGTGAGCTTTGGGTGTCTGAGTCGGAATAT GCTCCTTTGCAGCTAAGAGAGATAGTTATTTCACACTGCCGACAATTCCAAGGGTTTCCAGACTCAACAGGACatctgaagcaattgagaaaagaAATCCTGGATTCGGCGGGGTGGATGGAGAGTCTTCCAGAAGAGTTCTGCATTCTCCATTTGCTGGAGCACCTTGATTTAAGGCAATGTAATGGGCTGTCATCACTACCTAGCAGCATGGGTAATTTGAGAAATCTGCGGCATCTAAATTTGTGGGGGTGTGAGAAATTGCAGAGGTTACCAGATTCTTGCAAGGACTTGATGCTGCTGCAACATCTCAATTTGTGCGGCCGTTCGAATGTAACTTTTAATTCGGACATTATGGAAAACATGTCAAAGCTAGA GGAGTTACCAATAAAGATCAATCAACTGAGCAAGTTGCGAAAACTGTCCATCGGGGGTGCTTCATTGACAAGCTTGCCGGCCTCTCTTGGAGATTTGTCTTCCTTGACTACTCTCAGAATTACTTCGAGCGGGCTAGAATGTTTACCAGATTCTCTGGGGCGTCTCAATCTCTTAGAGACATTACAGATAGAATATTCAAAAGTGAAATATTTACCAGAATCAATTAATCAATTGATTAATCTGGAAAGCCTGTGGAATTGTGGATATCTTGTTGTCCAGTTAGTGAATTGA
- the LOC131876045 gene encoding disease resistance protein RPV1-like yields the protein MWTAAGAQKHTRRFLWNQIRRLRIFRGNRLKIMEKAEEADPDFNPFEMASASITSSHSQFEEFAPSTSTSGRSYDVFINHRGVDVKHTLATTLYKMLTNGMGLRVFLDSEELELGDSLPKELIEAMKSASLHIAIFSKNYAQSRWCLDELSFMFRTGTKIIPIFYYIDIGDVRYAKGVYAKAFDLHEKKGRYTSEKLQEWKDALFNVSHNIAHIVNSKEDEDMLLKSITYSVVKEVKKLPFVVAEHPVGLDEIVKDFELTISESISSYDNVQIVGIWGMGGSGKTTLAKKLYNDRYPSMEKSSLILDVRDAANNNLLHKKQKKLLKDLGFKSVSVDNIEEGKAILASNLRSIRALIVLDDVDHVDQLNALLPAKDSLGSESLIGSGTFIIITTRELEVLRSWNISAKYKMKPLTKFHAKELFCWHAFLQPFSRDEFKDLVEKILETCNGLPLSLKVLGAQLYGNWSKDHWETQLEKISRIVPIDIKNRLKISYDALDNEEKEAFLDIACFFIGEESNLAIEVWNGSGWSGLYNWERLRNKCLVEIDENNFIRMHDHLRDLAREIANEQSPYHLWFLEQTIKVYNEQNEISMGGIMAALAGVLNKCFSFIVNKEDQNEISMGGIMAALAGVLNKCFSFIVNNEDQKRIGIRGIMATSLRTKWDFYNSLPAEDLGESSHTELMVNTSSGIWTLAPSTLGLKIIVAQGCNLNHVVSEVSRDLVWLRWFDIGQTNLQSLIPFKNLRVLELYEDWTRTNHLLRELWVAEGDAPMRLRVLVISGCLEFQGFPKSIGYLKHLKKIVLDSTAMMMNMESLPEELCLLQSLEHLDLIMCGELSSLPNSMGNLRNLRHLNLRLCRKLGRLPDSCKELMLLQHLELTGCSNITFGVDIRENMSNLEFLSFSKCDQIEELPHHIINQVSLKSLYLEEMKRLKEVPTKIGQLSKLQKLVIGGNSLTSLPVSLGDLSSSRDLHIEGCGMLECLPDSIGCLNLLERLYITYSEVKSLPQSLNQLINLETLWIFHCPVNKLYLGAGSSRYSLWKLKQIHLRDSGLTKISISEDCCPGLETLMLEDNDHLTEIQVLPSTVRKLEIIECPKLSALPSFEKMHSLREFELRGCYQVREIEGLHHCRELEVLKAYTWWEMRRIQSVERMERLKTLHIRAMRKPVVQSCIQSIQKWPGEIIVCTPAVQNAASLLHSAFADLYVVDSCSNMKIGQWPELLRKQPCYGNAIIVCFVINCLIPRLALAILDGKLNYTSYMEVEEGKWVWLGVFTQRSKWQASNCYKIRLLGEATVEKGLFVMGEEHRIVKAFCDLSAHLSP from the exons ATGTGGACAGCAGCAGGAGCGCAGAAACACACACGTAGATTCCTTTGGAACCAAATACGTAGATTGCGTATTTTCAGAGGAAACCGCTTAAAAATAATGGAGAAAGCAGAGGAAGCCGACCCTGAC TTCAATCCATTTGAAATGGCTTCTGCTTCTATTACCAGTAGCCACTCACAGTTTGAAGAATTTGCACCATCTACATCTACTTCTGGTAGATCTTACGATGTATTTATTAATCATCGCGGTGTTGATGTCAAACACACACTAGCCACTACTCTTTATAAAATGCTCACCAATGGCATGGGACTGAGAGTTTTTCTGGACTCAGAAGAGCTTGAATTGGGGGATTCGTTGCCCAAAGAACTAATAGAAGCAATGAAGAGCGCTTCGCTTCATATTGCTATATTTTCAAAGAATTATGCACAATCTCGTTGGTGTTTGGATGAGCTGTCATTTATGTTCAGAACAGGCACTAAAATTATTCCCATCTTCTATTATATTGACATCGGAGATGTGAGATATGCAAAAGGAGTCTATGCTAAAGCATTTGACTTGCACGAAAAGAAAGGCAGATACACGTCCGAAAAACTTCAGGAGTGGAAGGATGCGCTCTTCAATGTTTCACATAATATTGCTCACATAGTTAATAGCAAAGA AGATGAGGACATGCTGCTGAAGAGTATTACTTATTCTGTAGTGAAAGAAGTTAAAAAGTTGCCATTTGTGGTTGCAGAACATCCTGTTGGTTTAGATGAAATTGTAAAAGACTTTGAATTGACTATATCTGAATCTATTAGTAGTTATGACAATGTGCAAATTGTGGGAATATGGGGCATGGGTGGTTCTGGCAAGACTACTCTAGCCAAAAAATTATATAATGATAGATATCCATCTATGGAGAAATCTAGCCTTATATTAGATGTGAGAGATGCTGCTAACAACAATTTGCTGCATAAGAAGCAGAAAAAGCTATTGAAAGACCTTGGTTTCAAGAGTGTATCAGTTGACAATATAGAAGAGGGGAAGGCAATTCTTGCAAGTAACTTGAGATCTATTCGGGCATTAATTGTTTTAGATGATGTTGATCATGTGGATCAATTGAATGCTTTATTGCCTGCTAAAGATAGCCTAGGATCTGAGAGTTTAATTGGATCTGGTACTTTTATTATCATCACTACAAGGGAACTAGAAGTACTTAGATCTTGGAACATCTCCGCCAAATATAAAATGAAACCACTGACTAAATTTCATGCCAAGGAGCTTTTTTGTTGGCACGCTTTCTTACAACCATTTTCAAGGGATGAATTCAAGGACCTTGTTGAAAAAATTTTAGAAACTTGTAATGGGTTGCCGCTGTCTCTCAAAGTCCTTGGTGCGCAGTTGTATGGAAATTGGAGCAAAGATCACTGGGAGACTCAATTAGAGAAGATCTCTAGGATAGTACCAATAGATATCAAGAATAGGCTTAAAATCAGTTATGATGCTctagataatgaagagaaagaggcATTCTTGGATATAGCATGTTTCTTCATTGGAGAAGAAAGCAATTTGGCAATTGAAGTATGGAATGGATCAGGATGGAGTGGATTGTATAATTGGGAGAGGTTGAGAAATAAATGTCTTGTTGAAATAGATGAAAATAATTTTATCAGAATGCATGACCACTTAAGAGATTTGGCAAGAGAAATTGCAAATGAACAATCTCCATACCATCTCTGGTTTCTGGAACAAACTATTAAAGTTTATAATGAACAA AATGAAATAAGCATGGGAGGAATAATGGCCGCATTAGCTGGAGTATTGAATAAGTGTTTCTCATTTATTGTTAATAAAGAAGACCAG AATGAAATAAGCATGGGAGGAATAATGGCCGCATTAGCTGGAGTATTGAATAAGTGTTTCTCATTTATTGTTAATAACGAAGACCAG AAAAGGATAGGCATTCGAGGAATAATGGCTACCTCATTACGAACAAAGTGGGACTTTTATAATAGTTTGCCAGCTGAAGACCTTGGTGAGTCATCGCACACAGAACTCATGGTGAACACAAGCAGTGGAATTTGGACCCTGGCACCATCTACACTTGGACTAAAAATTATTGTGGCTCAAGGTTGTAATTTAAATCATGTAGTCAGTGAAGTATCGAGAGATTTGGTCTGGCTTCGCTGGTTTGATATTGGGCAGACAAATCTTCAGTCACTAATTCCATTCAAAAATTTGAGGGTTTTAGAACTCTATGAAGATTGGACGCGAACGAATCATCTCTTACGTGAGCTTTGGGTAGCTGAGGGCGAT GCTCCAATGCGTTTAAGAGTTTTGGTTATTTCTGGCTGCCTAGAATTCCAAGGATTTCCAAAGTCAATAGGATATCTCAAGCATTTGAAAAAAATAGTCCTGGATTCGACTGCTATGATGATGAATATGGAGAGTCTTCCAGAAGAATTATGCCTTCTTCAGTCACTGGAGCACCTAGATTTAATCATGTGTGGTGAGCTGTCATCATTACCTAACAGTATGGGCAATTTGAGAAATCTGCGGCATCTAAATTTGAGGCTGTGCAGGAAATTGGGGAGGTTGCCAGATTCTTGTAAGGAGTTGATGCTCCTACAGCATCTGGAATTAACGGGATGTTCTAATATCACCTTTGGGGTGGACATTAGGGAAAACATGTCAAATCTAGAATTTTTGAGCTTCTCAAAATGCGATCAAATAGAAGAGTTGCCTCATCACATCATAAATCAAGTGTCCTTGAAGAGTCTCTATTTAGAGGAAATGAAGAGGTTAAAGGAGGTACCAACGAAGATTGGTCAACTAAGCAAGTTGCAAAAACTTGTCATAGGAGGAAATTCGTTGACAAGCTTGCCAGTCTCTCTTGGAGATTTGTCTTCCTCGAGGGACCTTCACATTGAAGGGTGTGGCATGCTAGAATGTTTACCAGATTCTATAGGGTGTCTTAATCTCTTAGAGAGATTATATATAACATACTCAGAAGTGAAATCTTTACCACAATCATTAAACCAACTGATTAATCTTGAAACACTGTGGATATTTCATTGCCCAGTCAACAAATTATATCTTGGAGCGGGCTCATCTAGGTATTCGTTGTGGAAGCTTAAGCAGATACATCTTCGAGATAGTGGATTGACAAAGATTTCCATCTCAGAAGACTGTTGTCCCGGCCTTGAGACTCTCATGCTTGAAGATAATGACCATCTAACGGAGATACAAGTCCTACCAAGTACAGTCAGAAAGCTGGAGATAATTGAATGCCCCAAGTTGTCTGCGCTTCCCAGTTTTGAGAAAATGCATTCTCTGCGAGAATTTGAACTGAGAGGTTGCTACCAAGTTAGGGAAATTGAAGGTTTACATCATTGCAGAGAACTGGAGGTGTTGAAAGCATATACATGGTGGGAAATGCGGAGAATACAAAGTGTGGAGCGCATGGAGAGATTGAAGACGCTGCATATCAGAGCAATGAGGAAACCAGTTGTTCAAAGTTGCATTCAAAGTATTCAG AAATGGCCTGGTGAAATAATAGTTTGTACGCCGGCAGTCCAAAATGCTGCTTCACTGTTGCACTCCGCATTTGCTGATCTCTATGTGGTTGACTCCTGCTCTAACATGAAAATTGGCCAGTGGCCTGAATTGTTACGAAAGCAGCCCTGTTATGGCAATGCCATTATTGTATGTTTTGTTATTAATTGTCTCATTCCACGTTTGGCATTAGCTATACTGGATGGAAAATTGAATTACACGTCTTATATGGAGGTGGAGGAGGGGAAATGGGTATGGTTAGGTGTCTTCACACAACGTTCTAAATGGCAGGCATCAAACTGCTACAAGATACGGTTACTTGGTGAAGCCACAGTGGAGAAAGGATTGTTTGTGATGGGAGAAGAGCACAGAATTGTGAAAGCTTTCTGTGACCTTTCGGCACATTTAAGTCCATAG